Proteins encoded in a region of the Corvus hawaiiensis isolate bCorHaw1 chromosome 18, bCorHaw1.pri.cur, whole genome shotgun sequence genome:
- the LOC125335131 gene encoding solute carrier family 2, facilitated glucose transporter member 11-like isoform X2, translated as MTGFLSNLVQYQGLFQMITVLGIGGTFQIGFQISAITYMSQHVKAFINETWLERYGYPIQQDNLLFLWSITVSIFGIGGLFGSSGSRYLTVKFGKKKCLLCNNVLMIVAASIMGCSKIAQSFEMILIGRFLCGVSAGLCVPLHHQYVGEISPKKLRGFANSTSSFFWSLGKVIGQISGQRELLGSQSLWPMLMASCGFPALVQLVALPFFPESPPYLLMHAGDQEGCKKAIRQLWGEGQHQAEIDDIMKEKATMKNTKILSVLELVKEPAFRWQLYMTAILTGTIQLCGINAIYLYTFEVLQAAGFDEQMASYMTLSIGLSELVAAVVCSSIIERLGRKVLLKGGYWIMGSLLAAITVTLSLQVTVLVKKEHSSPRAINSFQPEVCYGLFSPRTGTSGCHTAALLSLSCLQLSLLLGQVVPQFPPGLKFSSSPADLLPLWSAQFSTGWESL; from the exons ATGACCGGCTTCCTATCAAACCTG GTACAGTACCAGGGGCTCTTTCAAATGATCACTGTCCTGGGGATTGGTGGTACATTCCAAATTGGCTTTCAAATTTCTGCTATCACCTACATGTCTCAG cATGTTAAGGCTTTCATCAATGAAACTTGGCTGGAGCGATATGGCTATCCCATCCAACAGGATAACCTCTTGTTCCTGTGGTCTATCACCGTGTCCATCTTTGGTATAGGAGGTCTCTTTGGTTCTTCAGGAAGCAGATACCTCACTGTCAAATTTGGCAA aaagaaatgtctCTTGTGCAACAATGTGCTCATGATAGTGGCAGCATCTATCATGGGCTGCAGTAAAATAGCCCAGTCCTTTGAGATGATTCTAATTGGACGCTTCCTGTGTGGAGTAAGTGCAG GTCTTTGCGTTCCTCTACATCACCAATATGTTGGAGAAATTTCCCCTAAGAAGCTACGTGGATTTGCAAACTCTACTTCCTCCTTCTTTTGGTCGTTGGGAAAAGTCATAGGGCAAATTTCAGGACAAAG ggagctgctgggcagccagTCCCTGTGGCCCATGCTGATGGCCTCCTGTGGATTCCCAGCACTGGTCCAGCTGGTCGcacttcccttcttcccagagTCCCCACCATATCTCCTCATGCATGCAGGAGACCAGGAAGGCTGCAAAAAAG CCATAAGGCAGCTTTGGGGTGAAGGCCAACACCAAGCAGAGATTGATGACATCATGAAAGAGAAGGCAACAATGAAAAACACCAAGATCTTGAGTGTCCTGGAACTAGTGAAAGAACCAGCTTTCCGTTGGCAGCTGTACATGACAGCTATTCTGACCGGCACAATTCAGCTATGTGGCATCAATGCA atatatttatatactttTGAAGTCCTCCAGGCAGCTGGCTTTGATGAACAAATGGCCTCCTATATGACCCTCTCTATTGGACTCTCCGAACTCGTAGCTGCTGTAGTCTGT AGCTCCATCATTGAGCGACTGGGCAGGAAAGTGCTCCTAAAAGGAGGCTACTGGATCATGGGTTCACTGCTAGCTGCTATCACCGTGACTCTCTCCCTACAG GTGACAGTGCTGGTAAAGAAGGAGCATTCCTCACCCAGGGCTATTAACAGTTTTCAACCAGAAGTTTGTTatggacttttttcccccaggactGGTACTTCTGGATGCCATACTGCAGCCTTGCTCTCATTATCCTGTTTACAGTTGTCTTTGCTGTTGGGCCAG gtGGTGCCACAGTTTCCACCAGGGTTGAAATTTTCAAGCTCTCCTGCAGacctcctgcctttgtggtcaGCTCAGTTCTCAACTGGCTGGGAATCTTTGTGA
- the LOC125335137 gene encoding macrophage migration inhibitory factor-like: MPKFIVNTNISKDKVPESFAGELTQQLSKALGKPAQYVAIQISPDQVMSFGGSTDPCAMCFLYSFGKIGEQENKVYSKLLCDLLNNQLKIPSDRIYISFFDISPGNVGWNNTAFA, translated from the exons ATGCCTAAATTCATTGTTAACACAAATATAAGCAAGGATAAAGTTCCAGAATCTTTTGCAGGGGAGCTCACTCAACAATTATCAAAAGCATTGGGCAAACCAGCACAG TATGTAGCAATACAGATCTCTCCTGATCAGGTGATGTCCTTTGGTGGCTCCACAGATCCTTGTGCTATGTGCTTTCTCTACAGCTTTGGAAAGATAGGGGAGCAGGAGAACAAGGTCTACTCCAAATTGCTTTGTGACCTGCTAAACAACCAGCTGAAAATACCATCTGACAG GATCTACATCAGCTTCTTTGACATCAGTCCTGGCAATGTAGGCTGGAATAACACCGCCTTTGCTTGA
- the LOC125335133 gene encoding solute carrier family 2, facilitated glucose transporter member 11-like isoform X2, producing MFTNLIMLVAALFMALSKTAKSFEMILVGRFLYGIGSGFSLNIHPQYVGEISPKKLRGFTNSTVAVFLTLGKLTGQVVGLREILGSEALWPWLLASSGLSALVQLVTLPFFPDSPSYLLIQKGNEEACRKAIRKLWGEGDHQAEIDDIMKEKGAMASTKTLRVLEVIKERSLRWQLYILMTVMTTLQLCGINAIYFYSFEVFHTAKFEEYLIPYVSLGVGLCECLSSILCSTLIDRFGRKVLLWGGYTLMCSVLALLTMTLSLQHRFFWMHYFSVILIFLFVVFYGTGPSGATVSVMVEIFSQSYRPSAFLIVGCINWMGLFVLGMIFPVIVDNLGPFCFLIFLGILALSAIFIYLYLPETKGKSIMEIKAEFNKLNFGKKETSVTENNFPKEQVSCTKL from the exons ATGTTCACCAACCTGATCATGTTGGTAGCTGCACTTTTCATGGCCCTCAGTAAAACCGCCAAATCTTTTGAGATGATTCTAGTCGGGCGCTTTCTCTATGGCATTGGTTCAG GTTTTTCTCTCAATATACATCCTCAGTATGTAGGAGAGATTTCACCCAAGAAGTTGCGTGGGTTTACCAACTCcactgttgctgtttttctgacCCTGGGAAAACTCACAGGACAGGTTGTTGGACTACG GGAGATTTTAGGAAGCGAAGCTTTGTGGCCATGGTTGTTAGCATCTAGTGGACTTTCAGCATTGGTTCAACTGGTTACCCTCCCATTTTTCCCTGATTCACCATCCTACCTCCTGATACAGAAGGGTAATGAGGAAGCCTGCAGGAAAG CCATCAGGAAGCTCTGGGGGGAAGGAGACCACCAAGCAGAAATTGATGACATTATGAAGGAGAAGGGTGCAATGGCGAGCACAAAAACCTTGCGTGTCCTTGAAGTAATAAAAGAACGATCTCTGCGCTGGCAACTTTACATTTTGATGACTGTCATGACCACACTGCAGCTCTGTGGAATCAATGCA atATACTTCTATTCTTTTGAAGTGTTCCACACAGCCAAATTTGAAGAATACCTTATCCCATACGTGTCCCTGGGAGTTGGGTTGTGTGAGTGCTTATCCTCTATACTGTGT agcaCCCTTATAGACCGGTTTGGGCGGAAGGTGCTGCTATGGGGCGGATACACGCTGATGTGTTCTGTGCTAGCACTGCTTACCATGACCCTGTCACTGCAG CATCGATTTTTCTGGATGCATTACTTCAGCGTTATCTTGATCTTTCTGTTCGTTGTCTTCTATGGAACTGGACCAT CTGGAGCCACTGTATCTGTGATGGTTGAAATCTTCAGCCAGTCATACAGACCATCAGCCTTTCTGATTGTTGGCTGCATCAACTGGATGGGACTGTTCGTACTTGGGATGATTTTTCCAGTAATTGTT GATAACCTTGGACCCTTCTGCTTCCTTATCTTTTTGGGAATCCTTGCTTTATCAGCAATTTTCATCTACCTATATCTTCCTGAGACCAAGGGAAAGTCAAtcatggaaataaaagcagaattcaACAAGCTGaactttgggaaaaaagaaacatctgtCACTGAAAATAACTTTCCTAAGGAACAGGTGTCTTGCACCAAGCTCTGA
- the LOC125335136 gene encoding macrophage migration inhibitory factor produces the protein MPMFTIYTNVCKDAVADSLLGDLTQQLAKATGKPAQYIAVHIIPDQMMSFGGSTDPCALCSLYSIGKIGGQQNKTYTKMLCDLISKHLHVSADRVYINYFDMNAANVGWNGSTFA, from the exons ATGCCCATGTTCACTATCTACACCAATGTCTGCAAGGACGCCGTGGCCGACAGCCTGTTGGGCGACCTCACCCAGCAGCTGGCCAAGGCCACTGGCAAGCCCGCGCAG TACATAGCTGTGCACATCATACCTGACCAGATGATGTCCTTTGGGGGCTCCACCGATCCCTGCGCACTCTGCAGCCTCTACAGCATCGGCAAAATAGGAGGGCAGCAGAACAAGACTTACACCAAGATGCTGTGTGATCTGATCTCGAAGCACTTGCATGTATCTGCAGACAG GGTCTACATCAATTACTTTGACATGAATGCTGCCAATGTGGGCTGGAATGGCTCCACCTTTGCGTAG
- the LOC125335131 gene encoding solute carrier family 2, facilitated glucose transporter member 11-like isoform X1 has product MTGFLSNLVQYQGLFQMITVLGIGGTFQIGFQISAITYMSQHVKAFINETWLERYGYPIQQDNLLFLWSITVSIFGIGGLFGSSGSRYLTVKFGKKKCLLCNNVLMIVAASIMGCSKIAQSFEMILIGRFLCGVSAGLCVPLHHQYVGEISPKKLRGFANSTSSFFWSLGKVIGQISGQRELLGSQSLWPMLMASCGFPALVQLVALPFFPESPPYLLMHAGDQEGCKKAIRQLWGEGQHQAEIDDIMKEKATMKNTKILSVLELVKEPAFRWQLYMTAILTGTIQLCGINAIYLYTFEVLQAAGFDEQMASYMTLSIGLSELVAAVVCSSIIERLGRKVLLKGGYWIMGSLLAAITVTLSLQDWYFWMPYCSLALIILFTVVFAVGPGGATVSTRVEIFKLSCRPPAFVVSSVLNWLGIFVIATTFPFIVERLKHFCFLIFMVVLFTSGIIIHLFLPETKGKSIMEITEEFNKLNFKNKCIPVTPNHVTEDYTFCTRL; this is encoded by the exons ATGACCGGCTTCCTATCAAACCTG GTACAGTACCAGGGGCTCTTTCAAATGATCACTGTCCTGGGGATTGGTGGTACATTCCAAATTGGCTTTCAAATTTCTGCTATCACCTACATGTCTCAG cATGTTAAGGCTTTCATCAATGAAACTTGGCTGGAGCGATATGGCTATCCCATCCAACAGGATAACCTCTTGTTCCTGTGGTCTATCACCGTGTCCATCTTTGGTATAGGAGGTCTCTTTGGTTCTTCAGGAAGCAGATACCTCACTGTCAAATTTGGCAA aaagaaatgtctCTTGTGCAACAATGTGCTCATGATAGTGGCAGCATCTATCATGGGCTGCAGTAAAATAGCCCAGTCCTTTGAGATGATTCTAATTGGACGCTTCCTGTGTGGAGTAAGTGCAG GTCTTTGCGTTCCTCTACATCACCAATATGTTGGAGAAATTTCCCCTAAGAAGCTACGTGGATTTGCAAACTCTACTTCCTCCTTCTTTTGGTCGTTGGGAAAAGTCATAGGGCAAATTTCAGGACAAAG ggagctgctgggcagccagTCCCTGTGGCCCATGCTGATGGCCTCCTGTGGATTCCCAGCACTGGTCCAGCTGGTCGcacttcccttcttcccagagTCCCCACCATATCTCCTCATGCATGCAGGAGACCAGGAAGGCTGCAAAAAAG CCATAAGGCAGCTTTGGGGTGAAGGCCAACACCAAGCAGAGATTGATGACATCATGAAAGAGAAGGCAACAATGAAAAACACCAAGATCTTGAGTGTCCTGGAACTAGTGAAAGAACCAGCTTTCCGTTGGCAGCTGTACATGACAGCTATTCTGACCGGCACAATTCAGCTATGTGGCATCAATGCA atatatttatatactttTGAAGTCCTCCAGGCAGCTGGCTTTGATGAACAAATGGCCTCCTATATGACCCTCTCTATTGGACTCTCCGAACTCGTAGCTGCTGTAGTCTGT AGCTCCATCATTGAGCGACTGGGCAGGAAAGTGCTCCTAAAAGGAGGCTACTGGATCATGGGTTCACTGCTAGCTGCTATCACCGTGACTCTCTCCCTACAG gactGGTACTTCTGGATGCCATACTGCAGCCTTGCTCTCATTATCCTGTTTACAGTTGTCTTTGCTGTTGGGCCAG gtGGTGCCACAGTTTCCACCAGGGTTGAAATTTTCAAGCTCTCCTGCAGacctcctgcctttgtggtcaGCTCAGTTCTCAACTGGCTGGGAATCTTTGTGATTGCCACAACCTTCCCATTCATTGTG GAAAGACTCAAGCACTTCTGCTTCCTCATCTTTATGGTGGTACTTTTCACTTCAGGGATAATTATCCACCTGTTCCTTCCAGAAACAAAAGGGAAATCAATCATGGAAATCACAGAAGAATTCAATAAGCTAAACTTTAAAAACAAGTGTATTCCAGTAACTCCAAATCATGTCACAGAGGATTATACCTTCTGCACCAGGCTTTGA
- the DDX51 gene encoding ATP-dependent RNA helicase DDX51 isoform X2, translating to MALFCINRYGGEDEQEEEAEAEDRARVLLERLQQQARARQLKKQREAQPQGREGPGGAGLSPRSEPGEGKAKRKRESEEQPSAQGQKKLETKQRPRSSSEERAGTEETADGSSPTKKKKANRRKSKVQREKTEAVPDSEEDKELENRNNFKNKSNKRKKIDEETQGDETGKKENSEKVEENQSTKEELPLAASGEEANCPPSNMMILGDYDAKPVQKVQPFLPQWLAQPKRVQKRIKDNLCPIRDVPGIHPRLLKKLQMNGIESFFPVQAEVIPAILQSASNGYLMGRGGYRPKDICVSAPTGSGKTLSFVIPIVQVLLDRVVCHVRALVVLPTKELAQQVSKVFNVYTDGTGLKVVLITGQKSFAKEQEMLIQKKVTGYCSLADIVVATPGRLTDHINQTPGFSLTQLRFLIVDEADRMIDDMHQNCLNQIVKAAFQVENDSGSNMLFQRTQPGPITAASSCSPQIPLQKLLFSATLTQDPEKLQQLDLFQPRLFTSVYSEKNRDGTETERDTNDKYTLPEGLSQCYVPCDLNSKPLLLLYFMLKMKFTRVLCFTNSREASHRLFLLVQAFGGVTVAEFSSRLPPNERQRTMKEFEQGKIQLLISTDATARGIDVKGVNYVINYDAPQFIRTYIHRSGGFCGC from the exons ATGGCGCTGTTCTGCATCAACAG GTATGGCGGGGAGGacgagcaggaggaggaggctgaggcGGAGGACCGGGCGCGGGTCCTGCTGGagcggctgcagcagcaggcGAGGGCCCGGCAGCTGAAGAAGCAGCGAGAGGCgcagccccagggaagggaaggccCAGGGGGCGCGGGGCTGAGCCCCAGGAGTGAGCCCGGcgaaggaaaagcaaagaggaagagggagagtgAAGAGCAGCCCAGTGCTCAAGGACAGAAGAAGCTAGAGACAAAACAACGGCCCCGTAGCTCTTCCGAAGAAAGGGCTGGTACTGAGGAGACAGCAGATGGCAGCAGCCCCAcgaagaagaagaaagcaaatagaAGAAAATCGAAAGTGCAGCGAGAGAAGACTGAAGCAG TTCCAGATTCTGAAGAAGACAAagaactggaaaacagaaacaactttaaaaacaagtctaataaaaggaagaagattGATGAGGAAACACAaggagatgaaacaggaaagaaagagaacagtGAAAAAGTTGAAGAAAATCAAAGTACAAAGGAGGAGCTGCCCTTAGCAGCCTCAGGGGAAGAGGCAAATTGCCCACCCTCCAATATGATGATTCTCGGAGACTATGATGCAAAGCCAGTGCAAAAG GTTCAGCCCTTCTTACCACAGTGGCTTGCTCAACCGAAACGAGTGCAGAAACGCATCAAAGATAATCTATGTCCAATCAGAGATGTCCCAGGAATCCATCCCCGGCTGCTGAAAAAGCTGCAAATGAATGGAATAGAGTCCTTTTTTCCAG TCCAGGCAGAGGTGATTCCTGCCATTCTCCAGAGTGCCTCCAATGGCTATCTGATGGGGCGGGGGGGATACCGCCCCAAGGACATCTGTGTCTCAGCACCCACAGGCAGTGGGAAGACCCTGTCTTTTGTCATACCCATTGTACAG GTTCTGTTAGATCGAGTGGTTTGCCATGTACGAGCTCTGGTTGTTCTGCCCACCAAAGAACTGGCACAACAG GTGAGTAAAGTGTTCAACGTTTACACTGATGGGACAGGTCTGAAGGTCGTGTTGATTACTGGCCAGAAATCTTTTGCAAAGGAGCAGGAGATGCTTATCCAGAAAAA AGTGACAGGCTACTGCAGCCTGGCTGACATTGTTGTGGCCACACCAGGGAGGCTCACAGATCACATTAACCAGACCCCGGGCTTCAGCCTGACACAGCTTCGCTTCCTG ATTGTAGATGAAGCTGACCGTATGATTGATGACATGCACCAGAACTGTCTGAACCAAATTGTCAAAGCTGCATTCCAAGTAGAAAATGACTCTGGCTCCAACATGCTTTTTCAGAGGACCCAACCAGGGCCTATAACAGCAGCCAG TTCCTGCTCTCCTCAGATACCCTTACAGAAACTGCTGTTTTCAGCCACACTGACCCAGGACCCAGAGAAATTGCAGCAGCTGGATTTATTCCAGCCTCGCCTCTTCACATCTGTGTATTCCGAGAAGAATAGAGATGGAACAGAAACTGAACGAGATACTAATGATAAATACACACTCCCTGAGGGGCTATCG CAATGTTACGTGCCTTGTGACCTGAATTCCAAGCCTTTGCTCCTCTTGTATTTcatgctgaaaatgaaattcaCCCGCGTGTTGTGCTTTACCAACTCCAGGGAAGCCTCTCACAG GTTGTTCCTGCTGGTTCAAGCCTTTGGTGGAGTCACAGTGGCAGAGTTTTCTTCTCGGTTACCTCCAAATGAGAGACAGAGAACCATGAAGGAGTTTGAACAAGGAAAAATACAACT GTTAATCAGCACAGATGCCACAGCCCGAGGGATTGATGTTAAAGGAGTGAATTATGTGATAAACTATGATGCACCACAGTTCATCAGGACGTACATTCACCG GAGCGGCGGTTTCTGCGGATGTTGA
- the LOC125335133 gene encoding solute carrier family 2, facilitated glucose transporter member 11-like isoform X1 — MAAFFSNLVQFQGLLQMILVLGIGGSFPYGFHISVINYPSVHIRKFINETWIDRHGSPLHPETIMLLWSFIVSVYGIGGLLGSLCCGYLTTKYRKKKCQMFTNLIMLVAALFMALSKTAKSFEMILVGRFLYGIGSGFSLNIHPQYVGEISPKKLRGFTNSTVAVFLTLGKLTGQVVGLREILGSEALWPWLLASSGLSALVQLVTLPFFPDSPSYLLIQKGNEEACRKAIRKLWGEGDHQAEIDDIMKEKGAMASTKTLRVLEVIKERSLRWQLYILMTVMTTLQLCGINAIYFYSFEVFHTAKFEEYLIPYVSLGVGLCECLSSILCSTLIDRFGRKVLLWGGYTLMCSVLALLTMTLSLQHRFFWMHYFSVILIFLFVVFYGTGPSGATVSVMVEIFSQSYRPSAFLIVGCINWMGLFVLGMIFPVIVDNLGPFCFLIFLGILALSAIFIYLYLPETKGKSIMEIKAEFNKLNFGKKETSVTENNFPKEQVSCTKL, encoded by the exons ATGGCTGCCTTCTTCTCCAATCTG GTTCAGTTCCAGGGACTACTTCAAATGATCTTAGTGCTGGGAATTGGTGGTAGTTTCCCATATGGATTCCATATTTCTGTCATCAACTATCCTTCTGTG CACATCAGGAAGTTTATTAATGAAACCTGGATAGATCGACATGGCTCTCCCCTCCATCCTGAGACAATCATGCTGTTGTGGTCGTTCATTGTGTCTGTTTATGGGATAGGAGGACTCCTGGGAAGCCTCTGCTGTGGCTACCTGACTACAAAATACAGGAA gaaaaagtgCCAGATGTTCACCAACCTGATCATGTTGGTAGCTGCACTTTTCATGGCCCTCAGTAAAACCGCCAAATCTTTTGAGATGATTCTAGTCGGGCGCTTTCTCTATGGCATTGGTTCAG GTTTTTCTCTCAATATACATCCTCAGTATGTAGGAGAGATTTCACCCAAGAAGTTGCGTGGGTTTACCAACTCcactgttgctgtttttctgacCCTGGGAAAACTCACAGGACAGGTTGTTGGACTACG GGAGATTTTAGGAAGCGAAGCTTTGTGGCCATGGTTGTTAGCATCTAGTGGACTTTCAGCATTGGTTCAACTGGTTACCCTCCCATTTTTCCCTGATTCACCATCCTACCTCCTGATACAGAAGGGTAATGAGGAAGCCTGCAGGAAAG CCATCAGGAAGCTCTGGGGGGAAGGAGACCACCAAGCAGAAATTGATGACATTATGAAGGAGAAGGGTGCAATGGCGAGCACAAAAACCTTGCGTGTCCTTGAAGTAATAAAAGAACGATCTCTGCGCTGGCAACTTTACATTTTGATGACTGTCATGACCACACTGCAGCTCTGTGGAATCAATGCA atATACTTCTATTCTTTTGAAGTGTTCCACACAGCCAAATTTGAAGAATACCTTATCCCATACGTGTCCCTGGGAGTTGGGTTGTGTGAGTGCTTATCCTCTATACTGTGT agcaCCCTTATAGACCGGTTTGGGCGGAAGGTGCTGCTATGGGGCGGATACACGCTGATGTGTTCTGTGCTAGCACTGCTTACCATGACCCTGTCACTGCAG CATCGATTTTTCTGGATGCATTACTTCAGCGTTATCTTGATCTTTCTGTTCGTTGTCTTCTATGGAACTGGACCAT CTGGAGCCACTGTATCTGTGATGGTTGAAATCTTCAGCCAGTCATACAGACCATCAGCCTTTCTGATTGTTGGCTGCATCAACTGGATGGGACTGTTCGTACTTGGGATGATTTTTCCAGTAATTGTT GATAACCTTGGACCCTTCTGCTTCCTTATCTTTTTGGGAATCCTTGCTTTATCAGCAATTTTCATCTACCTATATCTTCCTGAGACCAAGGGAAAGTCAAtcatggaaataaaagcagaattcaACAAGCTGaactttgggaaaaaagaaacatctgtCACTGAAAATAACTTTCCTAAGGAACAGGTGTCTTGCACCAAGCTCTGA
- the DDX51 gene encoding ATP-dependent RNA helicase DDX51 isoform X1, which yields MALFCINRYGGEDEQEEEAEAEDRARVLLERLQQQARARQLKKQREAQPQGREGPGGAGLSPRSEPGEGKAKRKRESEEQPSAQGQKKLETKQRPRSSSEERAGTEETADGSSPTKKKKANRRKSKVQREKTEAVPDSEEDKELENRNNFKNKSNKRKKIDEETQGDETGKKENSEKVEENQSTKEELPLAASGEEANCPPSNMMILGDYDAKPVQKVQPFLPQWLAQPKRVQKRIKDNLCPIRDVPGIHPRLLKKLQMNGIESFFPVQAEVIPAILQSASNGYLMGRGGYRPKDICVSAPTGSGKTLSFVIPIVQVLLDRVVCHVRALVVLPTKELAQQVSKVFNVYTDGTGLKVVLITGQKSFAKEQEMLIQKKVTGYCSLADIVVATPGRLTDHINQTPGFSLTQLRFLIVDEADRMIDDMHQNCLNQIVKAAFQVENDSGSNMLFQRTQPGPITAASSCSPQIPLQKLLFSATLTQDPEKLQQLDLFQPRLFTSVYSEKNRDGTETERDTNDKYTLPEGLSQCYVPCDLNSKPLLLLYFMLKMKFTRVLCFTNSREASHRLFLLVQAFGGVTVAEFSSRLPPNERQRTMKEFEQGKIQLLISTDATARGIDVKGVNYVINYDAPQFIRTYIHRVGRTARAGEAGVAFSLVLRIQERRFLRMLRDAGIQDIKKHPVKGNSLKPLVQQYEGALCKLEKTVKNERAQKRA from the exons ATGGCGCTGTTCTGCATCAACAG GTATGGCGGGGAGGacgagcaggaggaggaggctgaggcGGAGGACCGGGCGCGGGTCCTGCTGGagcggctgcagcagcaggcGAGGGCCCGGCAGCTGAAGAAGCAGCGAGAGGCgcagccccagggaagggaaggccCAGGGGGCGCGGGGCTGAGCCCCAGGAGTGAGCCCGGcgaaggaaaagcaaagaggaagagggagagtgAAGAGCAGCCCAGTGCTCAAGGACAGAAGAAGCTAGAGACAAAACAACGGCCCCGTAGCTCTTCCGAAGAAAGGGCTGGTACTGAGGAGACAGCAGATGGCAGCAGCCCCAcgaagaagaagaaagcaaatagaAGAAAATCGAAAGTGCAGCGAGAGAAGACTGAAGCAG TTCCAGATTCTGAAGAAGACAAagaactggaaaacagaaacaactttaaaaacaagtctaataaaaggaagaagattGATGAGGAAACACAaggagatgaaacaggaaagaaagagaacagtGAAAAAGTTGAAGAAAATCAAAGTACAAAGGAGGAGCTGCCCTTAGCAGCCTCAGGGGAAGAGGCAAATTGCCCACCCTCCAATATGATGATTCTCGGAGACTATGATGCAAAGCCAGTGCAAAAG GTTCAGCCCTTCTTACCACAGTGGCTTGCTCAACCGAAACGAGTGCAGAAACGCATCAAAGATAATCTATGTCCAATCAGAGATGTCCCAGGAATCCATCCCCGGCTGCTGAAAAAGCTGCAAATGAATGGAATAGAGTCCTTTTTTCCAG TCCAGGCAGAGGTGATTCCTGCCATTCTCCAGAGTGCCTCCAATGGCTATCTGATGGGGCGGGGGGGATACCGCCCCAAGGACATCTGTGTCTCAGCACCCACAGGCAGTGGGAAGACCCTGTCTTTTGTCATACCCATTGTACAG GTTCTGTTAGATCGAGTGGTTTGCCATGTACGAGCTCTGGTTGTTCTGCCCACCAAAGAACTGGCACAACAG GTGAGTAAAGTGTTCAACGTTTACACTGATGGGACAGGTCTGAAGGTCGTGTTGATTACTGGCCAGAAATCTTTTGCAAAGGAGCAGGAGATGCTTATCCAGAAAAA AGTGACAGGCTACTGCAGCCTGGCTGACATTGTTGTGGCCACACCAGGGAGGCTCACAGATCACATTAACCAGACCCCGGGCTTCAGCCTGACACAGCTTCGCTTCCTG ATTGTAGATGAAGCTGACCGTATGATTGATGACATGCACCAGAACTGTCTGAACCAAATTGTCAAAGCTGCATTCCAAGTAGAAAATGACTCTGGCTCCAACATGCTTTTTCAGAGGACCCAACCAGGGCCTATAACAGCAGCCAG TTCCTGCTCTCCTCAGATACCCTTACAGAAACTGCTGTTTTCAGCCACACTGACCCAGGACCCAGAGAAATTGCAGCAGCTGGATTTATTCCAGCCTCGCCTCTTCACATCTGTGTATTCCGAGAAGAATAGAGATGGAACAGAAACTGAACGAGATACTAATGATAAATACACACTCCCTGAGGGGCTATCG CAATGTTACGTGCCTTGTGACCTGAATTCCAAGCCTTTGCTCCTCTTGTATTTcatgctgaaaatgaaattcaCCCGCGTGTTGTGCTTTACCAACTCCAGGGAAGCCTCTCACAG GTTGTTCCTGCTGGTTCAAGCCTTTGGTGGAGTCACAGTGGCAGAGTTTTCTTCTCGGTTACCTCCAAATGAGAGACAGAGAACCATGAAGGAGTTTGAACAAGGAAAAATACAACT GTTAATCAGCACAGATGCCACAGCCCGAGGGATTGATGTTAAAGGAGTGAATTATGTGATAAACTATGATGCACCACAGTTCATCAGGACGTACATTCACCG GGTTGGAAGAACAGCTCGTGCAGGAGAAGCAGGTGTTGCTTTCAGCTTGGTCCTTAGAATTCAG GAGCGGCGGTTTCTGCGGATGTTGAGGGATGCTGGCATCCAAGATATAAAGAAACACCCAGTGAAGGGCAACTCATTGAAGCCATTGGTGCAGCAATATGAGGGAGCTCTGTGTAAGCTTGAGAAGACAGTCAAG AACGAGCGAGCGCAGAAACGAGCCTGA